A genome region from Arachis duranensis cultivar V14167 chromosome 8, aradu.V14167.gnm2.J7QH, whole genome shotgun sequence includes the following:
- the LOC107463240 gene encoding LOW QUALITY PROTEIN: auxilin-related protein 2-like (The sequence of the model RefSeq protein was modified relative to this genomic sequence to represent the inferred CDS: inserted 1 base in 1 codon) — protein MNDFDGLLTTDFGFKPQGKSAPMAAAKGSSNFATASSSLNFDLGSKPPRTSNSFSGGTDSLFSDHKTQDSGGFGDIFGGSARFSDKSDGRGTSDAAFNLDSMFSSSRSVNLPPVYDKPVYDDDIFDGVPGLKSTTSSSKAAYEDVFAGASGGSGSGGSAFDDLLGGFGKAEQDSKSSSGSRLEKEDKGVADFDELLPGFGSSKSSNDGSTPDVGLSSEPTINASKTAPTATEDPFNVFESASSPVDSTSGHFTDPLEEISKPSSSRSTKNDRSSNSNGVVYDDIDPFDGLGQSVPAFSSERSNRKGSSSPPQRSNASTGWTRDKESVEKSYIRSPERHSQNKMHAEQENEFHQAPFEVPTYSSNSNKPARHRSTSPPYDNGGFRQTNVQADTPPTYEENLESSDDIWLTVSEVPLFTQPTAAPPPSRPPPPRPVHIHKSGTGSSTSTTNARKKDSQFSSFPSSARFSQVPQSAPAAAKLSSTSPFDELEDFAMGRSHVNDEDLGNGFPDEEIEMNSAAAAMKEAMDKAQAKFRHAKEVRERESTKAARSRETVQMEKDDRAVLEERERQERLDLERQQKEREEKEKERQRLEREREREMARQAVERATREARERAAIEARQRAERAAVGKANAEARERAEXAEKAAAEARERAEKEARDKAAREKAAAEARVKAERAAVERAAAEARERAAAEARERAAAAARMKQQNNENDLESFFSMGSRASSVPRPPRTSSSDSVFDAQFQSDVTRKSTSVSSSMKKASSVNIVDDLSSIFGTAPSSGEFQEVEGESEERRRARMERHQRAQERATKALAEKNQRDLQTQREQAERHRLAETLDFEIKRWAAGKEGNLRALLSTLQYVLWPECGWQPVSLTDLITGAAVKKAYRKATLCIHPDKVQQKGATLQQKYIAEKVFDLLKEAWNKFNSEELF, from the exons ATGAACGATTTCGATGGTCTCTTAACTACCGATTTCGGGTTCAAACCCCAAGGTAAATCGGCTCCGATGGCCGCAGCTAAAGGATCCTCCAATTTCGCAACCGCCAGTTCTTCACTCAACTTCGATTTAGGTTCCAAGCCACCTCGAACCTCCAATTCCTTCTCCGGCGGCACCGATTCCCTTTTCTCCGACCACAAGACTCAAGATTCCGGCGGCTTCGGCGACATATTCGGAGGCTCCGCCAGGTTCTCCGATAAATCGGACGGGCGAGGAACCTCCGACGCGGCGTTCAACCTAGACTCTATGTTCTCCAGCTCCAGGTCCGTGAATTTGCCGCCGGTTTACGACAAGCCGGTGTATGACGACGACATTTTCGACGGCGTACCTGGCCTGAAAAGCACGACGTCATCGTCGAAGGCTGCATATGAGGACGTTTTCGCTGGTGCCAGCGGAGGGAGTGGAAGCGGTGGCAGCGCATTCGATGATCTGCTCGGAGGATTCGGAAAGGCGGAGCAAGATTCGAAGAGCTCCAGTGGGAGTAGATTGGAGAAGGAGGATAAAGGTGTGGCAGATTTTGATGAATTGTTACCTGGATTTGGAAGCAGTAAGAGTTCTAATGATGG GTCCACTCCCGATGTTGGTTTGTCATCAGAACCTACAATCAATGCATCTAAAACAGCTCCCACTGCTACAGAAGACCCATTCAATGTATTTGAATCAGCTTCTAGTCCAGTGGATTCTACATCAGGCCACTTTACTGACCCGTTGGAAGAAATTAGTAAACCTAGCAGTTcaagaagcacaaaaaatgATAGGTCATCGAATTCAAATGGTGTAGTTTATGATGATATTGATCCCTTTGATGGACTTGGACAATCTGTGCCAGCATTCTCATCAGAGAGAAGTAACAGGAAGGGTAGCAGTTCCCCACCCCAAAGGTCAAATGCAAGCACTGGTTGGACTAGAGACAAAGAATCAGTTGAGAAATCATATATTAGGAGCCCTGAGAGACACTCACAAAACAAGATGCATGCTGAACAGGAGAATGAGTTTCATCAAGCTCCATTTGAAGTTCCTACATACTCATCTAATTCTAATAAACCAGCACGCCACAGGTCTACGTCTCCTCCATATGATAATGGTGGTTTTAGACAGACTAATGTTCAGGCAGATACGCCTCCAACATATGAAGAAAATTTGGAATCTAGTGATGATATATGGCTAACAGTATCAGAGGTTCCCCTTTTTACTCAACCAACTGCTGCTCCGCCACCTTCAAGACCACCTCCTCCACGTCCAGTACATATCCACAAGTCAGGAACAGGTTCATCTACTTCTACTACCAATGCCAGAAAGAAGGATAGTCAATTTTCGTCATTTCCGAGTTCCGCTCGATTTTCTCAGGTTCCTCAATCTGCTCCTGCTGCAGCAAAGTTATCCTCTACATCTCCATTTGATGAACTAGAAGATTTTGCCATGGGCAGAAGTCATGTTAATGACGAAGACCTTGGAAATGGTTTTCCTGATGAAGAAATAGAAATGAACTCTGCTGCTGCAGCTATGAAGGAGGCTATGGACAAAGCCCAAGCTAAATTTAGGCATGCAAAAGAAGTTAGGGAGAGAGAAAGTACAAAGGCTGCTAGAAGCAGAGAAACTGTGCAAATGGAAAAGGATGACAGAGCTGTactagaagagagagagaggcagGAAAGGTTAGACCTTGAGCGACAGCAGAAGGAAAgggaggagaaagaaaaagaaagacagCGACttgagagggagagagaaagagaaatggCAAGACAAGCTGTTGAAAGAGCTACTAGAGAAGCCCGTGAAAGGGCTGCTATTGAAGCTCGCCAAAGGGCTGAGAGGGCAGCTGTTGGGAAAGCCAATGCTGAAGCTCGAGAACGCGCAG GAGCTGAAAAGGCTGCAGCTGAGGCAAGGGAAAGGGCTGAAAAGGAGGCTAGGGACAAGGCTGCACGGGAAAAAGCTGCAGCTGAGGCACGTGTTAAAGCAGAACGTGCTGCAGTAGAAAGAGCTGCTGCTGAGGCTCGGGAAAGGGCTGCTGCAGAAGCTCGAGAAAGAGCTGCAGCTGCTGCAAGGATGAAGCAACAAAATAACGAAAATGATCTTGAATCATTCTTCAGCATGGGTTCACGAGCCAGCAGTGTGCCAAGGCCTCCTAGGACTAGCTCTTCA GACTCTGTATTTGATGCCCAATTTCAGTCAGATGTAACTAGGAAATCAACTAGTGTATCTTCAAGCATGAAGAAAGCATCATCGGTTAATATTGTTGATGATCTTTCCTCCATTTTTGGAA CTGCTCCATCATCAGGAGAATTTCAGGAAGTTGAAGGAGAaagtgaagaaagaagaagagccaGGATGGAACGCCACCAGAGGGCACAGGAGCGTGCA ACAAAAGCATTGGCTGAGAAGAACCAACGGGATCTACAAACTCAAAGAGAGCAAGCTGAGAGACAC AGGCTTGCAGAGACACTGGATTTTGAAATTAAGCGCTGGGCTGCAGGAAAGGAGGGGAACTTGCGTGCTTTGCTTTCCACCTTACAATAT GTGCTGTGGCCTGAATGTGGTTGGCAACCAGTTTCTTTGACTGATTTAATTACAGGCGCTGCTGTTAAAAAGGCTTATAGGAAAGCTACACTGTGCATTCATCCCGATAAAGTGCAACAGAAGGGTGCCACACTTCAACAGAAATATATTGCCGAGAAGGTGTTTGATCTGCTAAAG GAAGCATGGAATAAGTTCAATTCAGAGGAGCTTTTCTAA
- the LOC107463331 gene encoding amino acid permease 4 encodes MNNTPKMVDENSSAAATTTVSHHHDASLYDDDGRPKRKGTVWTTSSHIITAVIGSGVLSLAWSIAQLGWIAGPIVMIFFSLVTLYTSYFLADSYRVGDPVTGKRSYTYMEAIGNILGGKNFIFCGIMQYMNLYGTAIGYTIGAAMSMMAITKTDCIHSSHGKNSCHVSGNRYIIWFGAIQLLFSQIPNFHKMGLLSILAAVMSFTYSLIGLALGIAQISENGTFKGTIAGAEAETQAKKVWAIFQALGNIAFAYSYSNILIEIQDTIKSPFEVRTMKTATNVSIATTTAFYVLCGCIGYGAFGNSAPGNLLTAFDKPFWLIDIANLALVIHLVGAYQVYSQPLFAFVEEQATKRWQVTGKEHKIQIPFLPSYNLNTFRLVWRSLFVVVTTFIAMLVPFFNDILGVIGALGFWPLTVYFPVEMYIKQKKMPKWSGSWIFLQSLSMFCLLVTVAAMIGSVVGIIVDLGAYKPFSASL; translated from the exons ATGAATAACACACCAAAAATGGTTGATGAAAACTCTTCCGCCGCCGCAACAACCACCGTTAGCCACCATCACGATGCCTCACTTTACGACGACGACGGCCGCCCGAAACGAAAAG GAACTGTGTGGACAACAAGTTCTCATATAATAACAGCAGTGATTGGATCTGGAGTTTTGTCGTTAGCATGGTCGATAGCACAATTAGGTTGGATTGCTGGCCCTATTGTTATGATCTTCTTCAGTCTCGTCACGTTGTATACTTCATATTTTCTTGCTGATTCTTACCGTGTTGGAGACCCCGTTACTGGCAAGAGGAGTTACACTTACATGGAAGCCATTGGCAATATTCTCG GAGGAAAAAATTTCATCTTTTGTGGAATAATGCAGTATATGAATCTTTATGGAACTGCAATAGGATATACAATTGGAGCTGCTATGAGTATGAT GGCTATCACAAAGACGGATTGCATACATTCTTCTCATGGAAAAAACTCATGTCATGTTTCTGGCAATCGTTATATAATATGGTTTGGGGCAATCCAACTTCTATTTTCTCAAATTCCTAATTTTCATAAAATGGGATTGCTCTCAATACTTGCTGCAGTCATGTCCTTCACCTATTCCTTAATTGGTCTAGCTCTTGGAATTGCTCAAATTTCAG AAAATGGTACTTTCAAGGGTACCATAGCAGGAGCTGAAGCAGAAACACAGGCAAAAAAAGTGTGGGCAATATTTCAAGCTCTTGGCAACATAGCCTTTGCGTATTCTTATTCTAATATTCTCATTGAAATTCAG GATACTATAAAATCTCCATTTGAAGTAAGAACAATGAAGACTGCGACAAATGTGAGTATTGCAACAACCACAGCATTCTATGTCCTTTGTGGGTGCATAGGTTACGGTGCATTTGGAAACTCAGCACCAGGGAACTTACTAACAGCATTTGATAAGCCATTTTGGCTTATTGACATTGCAAATTTGGCACTAGTCATTCACCTCGTAGGAGCATACCAAGTTTATTCCCAACCCCTCTTTGCATTTGTTGAAGAACAGGCAACTAAAAGATGGCAAGTAACAGGAAAAGAACACAAAATTCAAATCCCATTTTTACCCTCATACAACCTAAATACATTTAGACTAGTTTGGAGATCATTGTTTGTTGTGGTAACAACTTTTATAGCAATGTTGGTTCCATTCTTTAATGACATATTGGGAGTGATCGGGGCACTAGGGTTTTGGCCCTTAACAGTTTATTTCCCTGTGGAAATGTACATCAAACAAAAGAAGATGCCAAAATGGAGTGGGAGTTGGATTTTTTTACAAAGTTTAAGTATGTTTTGTCTCTTAGTAACAGTTGCTGCCATGATTGGGTCCGTGGTTGGTATCATAGTTGACCTTGGTGCATATAAACCATTCAGCGCAAGCTTGTAG